In one window of Pseudoalteromonas espejiana DSM 9414 DNA:
- a CDS encoding M28 family metallopeptidase, producing MKRYFSLTLIAGAVLAGCATTSITPTDVTNGYNSIKADELAKHIKVLASDEFGGRAPSSEGEKLTLDYLTSQFKALGLEPGNGDSFLQEVPLVSLEADSDMVLSIGGKDYQYKKDMVMGSSRISAQEGIENSELVFVGYGVNAPEYNWNDYEGLDVKGKTVVMLVNDPGFATKDPALFTGDAMTYYGRWTYKYEEASRQGAAGAIIIHETAPASYPWSVVENSWSGEQFGFQKENNNMDRVAVEGWVTTDVAKELFAKAGLDFNTAKENAAKGAYNVDMGDLTASVNVKNTIKKSVSYNFIATLVGSEKADEHVIYSAHWDHLGTDTTRKGDQIYNGAHDNASGTAGLIEVAEAFTKLPKHPSRSMTFLAVTAEEQGLLGSKYYAANPVIAPNKTVANINMDSLNLLGKVKDMNVVGLGKSQMDDLLANAAKEQGRTIAGDPKPSSGGYYRSDHFAFANMGIPAMYAGGGTIAADDETATYRKRMSLVLRGCYHQPCDRYRDEWDLSGAVQDLQLFYKVGFDISEQAQWPTWYKNSEFQRK from the coding sequence ATGAAACGTTATTTTTCTCTCACACTAATTGCCGGCGCGGTTTTAGCCGGTTGTGCAACAACAAGTATTACCCCTACAGACGTAACAAATGGTTACAACAGTATTAAAGCCGATGAGCTTGCTAAGCACATTAAAGTATTAGCTTCTGACGAATTTGGCGGCCGTGCTCCGTCATCTGAAGGTGAAAAGTTAACGCTTGATTATCTAACCAGTCAATTTAAAGCTCTTGGCTTGGAGCCTGGCAATGGCGACAGCTTTTTACAAGAAGTGCCACTTGTTTCACTTGAGGCTGACTCAGATATGGTGTTAAGTATTGGTGGTAAAGATTACCAATACAAAAAAGATATGGTTATGGGTAGTAGCCGTATTAGCGCACAAGAAGGCATTGAAAACTCAGAGCTTGTATTTGTTGGCTACGGTGTAAACGCACCAGAGTACAACTGGAACGACTACGAAGGCCTAGACGTTAAAGGTAAAACAGTGGTTATGCTGGTTAACGACCCTGGTTTTGCGACTAAGGATCCTGCTTTATTTACAGGTGATGCAATGACCTACTACGGTCGTTGGACGTATAAATACGAAGAAGCAAGCCGTCAAGGTGCTGCTGGTGCCATTATTATTCACGAAACGGCGCCTGCTTCTTACCCATGGTCGGTTGTAGAGAACTCATGGAGTGGTGAGCAGTTTGGTTTTCAAAAAGAAAACAACAATATGGACCGCGTTGCGGTAGAAGGTTGGGTTACTACTGATGTAGCAAAAGAGCTTTTTGCAAAAGCAGGACTTGATTTTAATACAGCTAAAGAAAATGCAGCTAAAGGTGCGTACAACGTAGACATGGGCGACTTAACAGCTTCGGTTAATGTTAAAAACACCATTAAAAAATCGGTTTCGTACAACTTTATTGCTACGCTTGTGGGTAGTGAAAAAGCAGACGAGCATGTAATTTATTCAGCTCACTGGGATCACTTAGGGACAGATACGACTCGTAAGGGCGATCAAATATATAACGGTGCACACGATAACGCTTCGGGCACCGCTGGTTTAATTGAAGTTGCAGAGGCGTTTACTAAGCTTCCTAAGCACCCTAGCCGTTCAATGACCTTTTTAGCAGTAACCGCCGAAGAGCAAGGCCTGCTAGGCTCTAAATACTATGCAGCTAACCCTGTTATTGCACCTAATAAAACCGTCGCTAATATTAATATGGATAGCTTAAATTTATTAGGTAAAGTTAAAGATATGAACGTAGTTGGTTTAGGTAAGTCACAAATGGATGACCTACTTGCAAATGCAGCTAAAGAGCAAGGCAGAACCATCGCTGGCGATCCTAAGCCTTCATCTGGTGGGTACTACCGCTCTGATCACTTTGCTTTTGCAAATATGGGCATTCCTGCAATGTATGCAGGTGGTGGAACTATTGCCGCTGATGACGAAACAGCAACTTACCGAAAGCGTATGAGCTTAGTGCTTCGTGGCTGTTACCACCAGCCATGTGATAGATACCGTGACGAGTGGGATTTATCGGGCGCAGTGCAAGACTTACAATTATTTTATAAAGTAGGTTTTGATATTTCTGAGCAAGCACAATGGCCAACATGGTACAAAAACTCAGAGTTTCAGCGTAAATAA
- a CDS encoding DUF3025 domain-containing protein, with protein sequence MKRFTPPEQWQVSSLNTGAFEHLRTLFEIEKQTDWPAPDWFSPYLTAINANNLPIVFEDDAKVDFAERYYEQVIFETGVVPTRAENWHDLFGGFIWCLFPKTKALINERHVQEIAQHGLKQRTKHRNALTLFDECGVVLAISNTQWQEWLRDHQWKTAFVENKGQWGKTIKPFMFGHANYEMLTKPYIGLTGKALFICVPDEIFCKDLVTQYKYLDQVLYEKIKIDNCLADNKKLSPLPLLGVPGWHDENLDEAFYDNTDYFRPKRRTRP encoded by the coding sequence ATGAAGCGCTTTACTCCCCCCGAGCAATGGCAGGTTAGCAGTTTAAACACCGGTGCGTTTGAGCACTTACGCACGCTGTTTGAAATTGAAAAACAAACTGATTGGCCCGCACCTGATTGGTTTTCACCTTATTTAACAGCCATTAACGCTAATAATCTTCCAATTGTATTTGAAGATGATGCCAAAGTAGATTTTGCTGAGCGTTATTACGAACAAGTTATTTTTGAAACCGGCGTTGTACCAACACGCGCAGAAAATTGGCACGACCTATTTGGCGGATTTATATGGTGTTTATTTCCAAAAACGAAAGCCCTCATAAACGAGCGACATGTACAAGAAATAGCACAACATGGCTTAAAGCAACGTACTAAGCATCGTAATGCACTAACACTGTTTGACGAATGTGGCGTGGTATTGGCAATTAGCAATACTCAGTGGCAAGAATGGCTACGCGACCACCAATGGAAAACGGCTTTTGTAGAAAACAAAGGGCAATGGGGCAAAACTATTAAACCTTTTATGTTTGGCCACGCTAACTATGAAATGTTGACTAAGCCTTATATTGGCTTAACCGGTAAAGCTTTGTTTATTTGTGTACCAGATGAAATATTTTGTAAAGATTTAGTAACTCAATATAAGTACCTAGACCAAGTACTTTATGAGAAGATAAAAATAGACAATTGCTTAGCCGATAACAAAAAGCTTTCTCCATTACCATTATTAGGTGTACCAGGCTGGCACGACGAAAACCTTGATGAAGCGTTTTATGATAATACAGATTACTTTAGACCCAAACGAAGGACACGACCATGA